From one Luteolibacter flavescens genomic stretch:
- a CDS encoding Cof-type HAD-IIB family hydrolase, with protein sequence MTATHDTDTPIRLAAIDLDGTLLGPDHTISPENHAAIQRLADAGVEIVLASGRHYRSMAPFALQLPTVRWIVSSQGAEVASADRSHIVAQQFLREDDVRTLIHAADTSRRPDGAPAYTTVYYTADEVFTDLPEPDDLIRRYTSLAGRVPLPIPAADLPGMQVQKVIWMSDDQSILDLRAADRHLAWGLQGLQTMDYMYEFMPLDTSKAWGLQILADSLGISPRQAVTFGDGENDIPMFQWSGHSYAMPHGWENAKRSARHTAPEGPPETAFARAVHHLLG encoded by the coding sequence ATGACCGCCACCCATGACACCGACACCCCCATCCGCCTCGCCGCCATCGACCTCGACGGCACCCTCCTCGGGCCCGACCACACCATCAGCCCCGAGAACCACGCCGCCATCCAGCGCCTCGCCGATGCAGGCGTCGAGATCGTCCTCGCCTCCGGCCGCCACTACCGCTCCATGGCCCCCTTCGCCCTCCAGCTCCCCACCGTCCGCTGGATCGTCTCCTCCCAGGGCGCCGAGGTCGCCAGCGCCGACCGCTCCCACATCGTCGCCCAGCAATTCCTCCGCGAAGACGACGTCCGCACCCTCATCCACGCCGCCGACACCTCGCGCCGACCCGACGGAGCACCCGCCTACACCACCGTCTACTACACCGCCGACGAAGTCTTCACCGATCTCCCCGAGCCCGACGACCTCATCCGCCGCTACACCTCCCTCGCCGGCCGCGTCCCCCTCCCCATCCCCGCCGCAGACCTCCCCGGCATGCAGGTCCAGAAGGTCATCTGGATGTCCGACGACCAGAGCATCCTCGACCTCCGCGCCGCCGACCGCCACCTCGCCTGGGGCCTCCAGGGCCTCCAGACCATGGACTACATGTATGAATTCATGCCCCTCGACACCAGCAAGGCCTGGGGCCTCCAGATCCTCGCCGACTCCCTCGGCATCTCCCCCCGCCAGGCCGTCACCTTCGGCGACGGCGAGAATGACATCCCCATGTTCCAATGGTCCGGCCACTCCTACGCCATGCCCCACGGCTGGGAAAATGCCAAGCGCAGCGCCCGCCACACCGCCCCCGAAGGCCCGCCCGAGACCGCCTTCGCCCGCGCCGTCCACCACCTGTTAGGCTGA